In Gemmatimonadetes bacterium T265, one DNA window encodes the following:
- a CDS encoding threonylcarbamoyl-AMP synthase — translation MDGPRPRLLVVDPAAVDRDGGAAAIREAAAIIRRGGLVAFPTETVYGLGADALDADAVRRIFAAKGRPSFNPVIAHVADADAARALAAAWPDAAERLAQAFWPGPLTLVLPKRGHVPDALTAGLPAVALRVPAHPVALALVRAAGVPVAAPSANRYTELSPTTAAHVVRGLGAGTSGVPVDLVLDGGPTAVGIESTVVDLTGVARGDGPPRLLRPGTLDAARLGAVLGTPVAAADAPRGDAPRLAPGMVERHYAPRAAVWAFDADARAPAAARLAAWRAGRPAGRAGALLLAPWGETLGGVPDAVEVLPADPAGYARRLYAALHAMDEAECEVVLVERPPDGPEWAGVRDRLMRAAR, via the coding sequence ATGGACGGCCCGCGCCCCCGCCTCCTCGTCGTTGACCCGGCCGCGGTGGACCGCGACGGGGGCGCGGCCGCGATCCGCGAGGCGGCCGCGATCATCCGCCGCGGCGGCCTCGTCGCCTTCCCGACCGAAACCGTCTACGGCCTCGGCGCCGACGCGCTCGACGCGGACGCCGTCCGCCGCATCTTTGCCGCAAAGGGGCGGCCGAGCTTCAACCCCGTCATCGCGCACGTCGCCGACGCCGACGCGGCGCGCGCCCTCGCCGCCGCGTGGCCCGACGCGGCCGAGCGGCTCGCACAGGCCTTCTGGCCCGGGCCGCTCACGCTCGTCCTCCCCAAGCGCGGGCACGTGCCCGACGCGCTCACCGCGGGGCTCCCCGCGGTCGCGCTCCGCGTCCCCGCGCACCCCGTCGCGCTCGCCCTCGTGCGCGCGGCCGGGGTGCCGGTCGCGGCGCCGAGCGCCAACCGCTACACCGAGCTCTCGCCGACCACGGCGGCGCACGTCGTGCGCGGGCTCGGTGCGGGCACGTCCGGCGTGCCCGTCGACCTCGTGCTCGACGGCGGGCCGACCGCGGTCGGCATCGAGAGCACCGTCGTCGACCTCACGGGCGTCGCGCGCGGCGACGGCCCGCCGCGGCTCCTGCGCCCGGGCACGCTCGACGCCGCGCGGCTGGGCGCGGTGTTAGGCACGCCGGTCGCCGCGGCCGACGCGCCGCGCGGCGACGCGCCCCGCCTCGCGCCGGGGATGGTCGAGCGGCACTACGCGCCGCGGGCCGCGGTGTGGGCCTTCGACGCGGACGCGCGCGCGCCCGCGGCGGCGCGGCTCGCCGCGTGGCGCGCGGGGCGACCGGCGGGGCGGGCGGGGGCGCTGCTCCTCGCGCCCTGGGGCGAGACGTTAGGCGGCGTCCCCGACGCGGTCGAGGTGCTCCCGGCCGACCCGGCCGGCTACGCGCGGCGGCTCTACGCCGCGCTGCACGCGATGGACGAGGCGGAGTGCGAGGTGGTGCTCGTCGAGCGGCCGCCGGACGGACCGGAGTGGGCGGGGGTGCGCGACCGGCTGATGCGGGCGGCGCGGTGA
- a CDS encoding LacI family transcriptional regulator, with the protein MTATIRDVARMAGVSVATVSRVLTGSAPARDDTRARILEAATALRYTPNSAARSLITRRTGALGVILPDLHGEFFSELLRGADRAAQAEHHHLLVSSSHHDREGIEAALRSMRGRVDALLVMSPELDAESLAANLPAALPVVLLNCDAPASGAGGAEARQVDVLAADNFGGARAMVRHLLALGHTRVAHVAGAARNLDTRERLRGYRAALRESGVARRAAYEAPGDFTEAGGHRAALGLLALAEPPTAICCANDASAIGALSAARELGRRVPEDVAVVGFDDVPMARYVTPPLSTVRVAIDRFGARAVELALGAARRAAAGLPPRAPVRETAPAELVVRTSCGAGSRAPPDAVADTSRASLGTRPHT; encoded by the coding sequence GTGACCGCCACCATCCGCGACGTCGCCCGGATGGCCGGCGTCTCCGTCGCGACGGTCTCCCGCGTGCTCACCGGCAGCGCGCCCGCCCGCGACGACACCCGCGCCCGTATCCTCGAGGCCGCCACCGCCCTCCGCTACACCCCCAACAGCGCCGCCCGCTCCCTCATCACCCGCCGCACCGGCGCCCTCGGCGTCATCCTCCCCGACCTCCACGGCGAGTTCTTCTCCGAGCTGCTCCGCGGCGCCGACCGCGCCGCCCAGGCCGAGCACCACCACCTGCTCGTGTCGAGCTCGCACCACGACCGGGAGGGGATCGAGGCCGCCCTGCGCTCGATGCGCGGCCGCGTCGACGCGCTGCTCGTGATGAGCCCCGAGCTCGACGCCGAGTCGCTCGCCGCCAACCTCCCGGCCGCGTTGCCCGTCGTGCTGCTCAACTGCGACGCGCCGGCCTCGGGAGCGGGCGGCGCGGAGGCGCGGCAGGTCGACGTGCTCGCGGCCGACAACTTCGGCGGCGCGCGCGCGATGGTGCGCCACCTCCTCGCGTTAGGTCACACGCGCGTCGCGCACGTCGCCGGCGCGGCGCGCAACCTCGACACGCGCGAGCGGCTCCGCGGCTACCGCGCCGCGCTGCGCGAGTCGGGCGTGGCGCGCCGGGCGGCGTACGAGGCGCCCGGCGACTTCACCGAGGCGGGGGGCCACCGCGCCGCGCTCGGGCTGCTCGCGCTCGCCGAGCCGCCGACGGCGATCTGTTGCGCGAACGACGCGTCGGCGATCGGCGCGCTCTCCGCGGCCCGCGAACTCGGGCGCCGCGTGCCGGAGGACGTCGCCGTCGTGGGGTTCGACGACGTGCCGATGGCGCGCTACGTGACGCCGCCGCTCAGCACGGTGCGCGTCGCGATCGACCGGTTCGGCGCGCGGGCGGTGGAACTCGCGTTAGGCGCGGCGCGGCGCGCGGCCGCGGGCCTGCCGCCGCGGGCGCCGGTGCGCGAGACGGCACCCGCGGAGCTCGTCGTGAGAACGTCGTGCGGGGCGGGGTCGCGCGCGCCGCCCGACGCCGTGGCCGACACGTCGCGCGCATCCCTCGGCACGCGGCCGCACACCTGA